In Nycticebus coucang isolate mNycCou1 chromosome 24, mNycCou1.pri, whole genome shotgun sequence, a single window of DNA contains:
- the LOC128576407 gene encoding serine protease 55, whose protein sequence is MHTDGFPSLPFPPLRFYVTRPAELNVVLGTNDLTSSHVETKSVGSIIIHKDFKKANMDNDIALLLLATPITFSGLKVPICLPTEHSPPMWHECWVAGWGQTEADNKNSKTVELLKVPMIITDWDMCLKEFPKLTKNMLCAGYKNESYDACQGDSGGPLVCTPEPGGTWYQVGIISWGRSCGRKNTSGIYTALANYDHWIMKVTQVEGRPFHPEEMRTSSKLKQAGSQASGPPEPGSPQLWFLLCLLSYMFFRAIFY, encoded by the exons ATGCACACTGAtggtttcccttcccttccctttccccctctccGGTTCTATGTCACCAGACCTGCAGAGCTGAATGTCGTGCTGGGGACCAACGACTTAACCAGCTCACATGTGGAAACAAAGTCAGTGGGCAGCATAATTATTCACAAGGACTTTAAGAAGGCCAACATGGACAACGACATTGCCTTGCTCCTGCTGGCCACGCCTATCACATTCAGCGGCCTGAAGGTGCCCATCTGCCTGCCCACGGAGCACAGCCCCCCGATGTGGCATGAGTGCTGGGTGGCAGGATGGGGCCAGACTGAGGCTG ATAACAAAAACTCCAAGACCGTGGAGCTGCTGAAAGTGCCGATGATCATCACAGACTGGGACATGTGTCTAAAGGAGTTTCCAAAACTTACCAAAAACATGCTGTGTGCTGGATACAAGAATGAGAGTTATGATGCCTGCCAG GGTGACAGTGGGGGGCCTCTGGTCTGCACCCCAGAGCCCGGTGGGACGTGGTACCAGGTCGGCATTATCAGCTGGGGCAGGAGCTGTGGCCGGAAGAACACCTCAGGTATATACACGGCACTGGCCAACTATGACCACTGGATCATGAAGGTGACTCAGGTGGAGGGCAGGCCCTTCCACCCCGAGGAGATGAGGACCTCCTCCAAGCTGAAACAAGCTGGCTCCCAGGCCTCGGGACCCCCAGAGCCCGGCAGCCCCCAACTCTGgttccttctctgccttttgtCCTACATGTTCTTCAGAGCTATTTTCTACTGA